Below is a genomic region from Elusimicrobiota bacterium.
GCGTGGTTCAAAAGGTGGGGGGTCATGGACGGAAAATGAAATAGACCGCGCCCAGGAGGCAAAAACCCGCCCAGAGAAAGTTGAGGCGCACGGTCTGGCCCATGAAAAAAACAGCGAAGGGAACGAACACCGAGAGGGCGATGACTTCCTGGAGGATTTTAAGTTGGGAAAGGTTCAAGGTCGTGGCCCCCAACCGGTTGGCGGGCACCTGGAGGCAATACTCAAAAAAAGCGATGCCCCAGCTGACCAACACGGCGATGTACCAGGGTTTGTGGCTCAGCCCCTTCAAATGGCCGTACCAGGCAAAGGTCATGAACAAATTGGAAAGGGCCAATAGACCCGCGGTTTTTAAAACGATGGCATTCATGGGATGTCCTGGGTCAATGGATCAAATTCTTGGCGCCCGGCGGGGCGTTTTCGGATTATAGCGAAGATTAAAGCGGGTGGGACCGGGGCAGGGGTTTTTGGCCTAGCCCGCGGGATTGAAACCAGGGAATGTATTCCATGTCCTCTTTGAGGATGTGGTGGTT
It encodes:
- a CDS encoding DMT family protein — translated: MNAIVLKTAGLLALSNLFMTFAWYGHLKGLSHKPWYIAVLVSWGIAFFEYCLQVPANRLGATTLNLSQLKILQEVIALSVFVPFAVFFMGQTVRLNFLWAGFCLLGAVYFIFRP